In one window of Megalopta genalis isolate 19385.01 chromosome 4, iyMegGena1_principal, whole genome shotgun sequence DNA:
- the mesh gene encoding sushi domain containing 2 mesh isoform X2: MRNERGRVPVFAKRSILGCCLLFLAAGISAQNDDQTFESAYRLTPEDVADHNNEESAVEGVPVVQNREVEDLNDVDDPKQTEIYDGNGPMSPQVVSETEPKEQVTLTEDSDLPDAERYAPRSSDSVQDYLITEQRLKDIRSKFMYWYFDKGGDNGIGDYQKEIQVSTPQVHKNFNFQLPFFGFRFNYTRVSMNGYLEFSDPPGYYTYPLKFPIQDWPKKNDPSFIGIFFSKCRIGEKRKEDLDQRTPGVYFRLERDLQSRKDQFGVEMRERVKWDIREGIVGSESFDPKHAVIITWKNMSFAGGIDTSLFKTNTFQMVLATDEVSTYAMFNYLNFQWTSHTEAGGDTTSGEGGVPAFVGFNAGNGTQSYEYKPYSQMSTLRDLTGRGWANDFPGRHMFRIDEKIMLGTCNKDIAGANLPLVFAPESGNMLGGTIVNITGPCFNETQKIRCMFETEMVIGTVVDRNRAICVQPFVKAQGYIRFAISIGDSKGYDWKGKYFIETPASATEKIFVSNNVREREPAEIKITWDRYNLTSNLAAGVQISLWGYRETKTTPEFEYITALETSYTNEGSYVIAPAKYRDVYNPYQQDMTFGFIQLNLTDPQQNTGLNISPVLWSRPIPLGWYFGPQWERAMGAKWPQALCNKWIMNDRYLKNFAAEIPLCPCDVKHALTDKGRFLPDYDCDKDSNLDCILNQHAHHCVRTGAPNMDGSEQQCCYDKNGILMLTYDQQWGSRPHRSHNLGFYPWDEANKVPTLSHWYHDVIPIYLCCIWQEEHSVGCETFRFERRPTQDCVAYQSPAVATVFGDPHIVTFDNLEYTFNGKGEFVLARVDHTKDKLDVQGRFEQLPDNMHGEVRATQLTSIAARGNNSVPIEVRLRPKHSQWRYRLDVFADNRRVYFDRPSLKFQHFPGVVVYTPTYTLNQSEVIIMFDTGAGVEVVENEGFMSARVYLPWTYLNKTKGLFGKWNNDMADDLMGPDGQISAASNLNHFEALHKDFATKWMLEDKENNLIGGALFTREFGRTASFYANRTFEPEWRKTPEEIVPSNRSYDVQAAHDICSDSYQCQYDYAMSLNRDLAHFTKNYYDTYTHIRYTNLEDPVISCGVLETPRFGRKSNFFFTPGTKVTFECNQDFILVGDQRRTCTPEGRWNVPEYGYTECLRQVEYTQRTAWTTVGIICAVLIPITGCIAGAFFMFRKSQSNETTDKSWRNSEPSSAVDDATLLRQSVPLKPYDRAISPVSDTSTATTASKKRHSYEKVYRTHEPLPDKPDIDFEDKDWDLKEPQSPTDSEKSTVESIRKTGSSTKESDV; encoded by the exons ATGCGGAACGAGCGTGGCCGCGTTCCCGTTTTCGCAAAACGGAGCATCCTCGGGTGCTGTTTGCTGTTCCTGGCGGCCGGCATATCCGCGCAAAACGATGACCAAACGTTCGAGAGCGCGTACAGATTGACGCCCGAAGACGTGGCCGACCATAATAACGAGGAATCGGCCGTGGAAGGCGTACCGGTTGTGCAGAATAGGGAAGTGGAGGACCTGAACGATGTCGACGACCCCAAGCAGACCGAGATCTACGATGGGAACGGTCCCATGAGCCCGCAAGTGGTCTCCGAAACGGAGCCGAAGGAACAAGTCACGTTAACTGAAG ATTCGGATTTACCGGATGCGGAAAGGTACGCGCCCCGTTCGTCCGACTCGGTTCAGGACTATCTGATAACCGAGCAACGGTTGAAGGACATCCGGTCGAAGTTCATGTATTGGTACTTCGACAAAGGCGGCGACAACGGTATAGGCGATTATCAGAAAGAGATCCAGGTGTCGACGCCTCAAGTGCACAAGAACTTCAACTTCCAGCTGCCGTTCTTTGGATTCCGATTCAATTACACCAGA GTGTCTATGAACGGTTACCTAGAATTCAGCGACCCGCCAGGCTACTACACCTATCCACTCAAGTTCCCCATACAAGACTGGCCGAAGAAGAACGATCCCAGTTTCATAGGAATATTCTTCAGCAAATGTCGCATAGGCGAGAAAAGGAAAGAAGACCTAGACCAACGAACGCCGGGCGTCTACTTCAG GCTCGAAAGGGACCTGCAATCGAGGAAAGACCAATTCGGCGTGGAGATGCGGGAACGCGTGAAGTGGGACATCCGCGAGGGAATCGTCGGTTCCGAATCTTTCGACCCGAAACACGCTGTCATAATCACTTGGAAGAACATGTCTTTCGCCGGCGGAATCGATACCTCCCTTTTCAAAACGAACACCTTCCAAATGGTCCTCGCTACGGACGAAGTGTCCACTTACGCGATGTTCAACTACCTGAACTTTCAGTGGACCAGTCACACAGAGGCTGGTGGTGATACCACCTCCGGAGAAGGCGGCGTTCCGGCTTTC GTCGGCTTCAACGCCGGCAACGGCACCCAAAGCTACGAATACAAACCCTACTCCCAGATGTCGACGCTTCGCGATCTAACAGGCAGAGGGTGGGCAAATGATTTCCCTGGACGGCACATGTTCAGGATAGATGAGAAGATCATGCTCGGAACTTGCAACAAGGATATCG CCGGAGCGAACTTGCCACTGGTGTTCGCTCCTGAAAGCGGAAACATGTTAGGCGGCACCATCGTGAACATCACCGGGCCCTGTTTCAACGAGACACAAAAGATTCGTTGCATGTTCGAAACCGAGATGGTGATAGGCACCGTGGTCGATAGAAATCGAGCCATATGCGTGCAACCGTTTGTCAAGGCTCAGGGATACATCCGGTTCGCGATTAGCATCGGAGATAGCAAAGGCTACGACTGGAAGGGGAAATATTTCATCG AAACCCCGGCGTCGGCGACCGAGAAGATCTTCGTCTCGAACAACGTTCGCGAACGCGAACCCGCGGAGATCAAGATCACCTGGGATCGGTACAATTTGACCAGCAACTTGGCCGCTGGTGTGCAGATATCTTTGTGGGGATACCGCGAGACGAAAACTACTCCAGAGTTCGAATACATCACTGCTTTAGAG ACGTCGTACACGAACGAGGGTTCCTACGTCATCGCGCCAGCCAAATACCGCGACGTATACAATCCCTACCAACAGGACATGACCTTCGGATTCATCCAGCTGAATTTAACCGATCCGCAACAGAACACTGGCCTCAACATCTCGCC GGTTCTGTGGAGCAGACCGATCCCGTTGGGCTGGTACTTCGGGCCGCAATGGGAACGCGCGATGGGAGCGAAATGGCCGCAAGCTCTTTGCAACAAGTGGATCATGAACGACAGATACCTAAAGAATTTCGCTGCGGAGATACCGCTGTGTCCTTGCGACGTGAAGCACGCGTTAACCGACAAGGGCCGCTTCCTTCCCGATTACGACTGCGACAAGGACTCGAATCTAGACTGCATCCTTAATCAACACGCTCATCATTGCGTGAGGACCGGCGCGCCAAA CATGGATGGGTCCGAGCAACAGTGCTGCTACGACAAGAACGGAATCCTGATGCTGACCTACGATCAGCAATGGGGCTCGAGGCCGCATCGGTCCCACAATCTTGGATTCTATCCGTGGGACGAGGCCAACAAGGTTCCAACCCTGTCTCACTGGTACCACGACGTGATACCAATCTACTTGTGCTGCATATGGCAAGAGGAACACTCGGTCGGCTGCGAAACATTCAGGTTCGAGAGACGGCCGACGCAAGACTGCGTGGCTTATCAGTCCCCGGCGGTGGCTACCGTGTTCGGTGACCCGCATATCGTCACGTTCGACAACTTGGAGTACACCTTCAACGGAAAGGGAGAGTTCGTTCTGGCTAGGGTAGATCACACGAAAGACAAGCTCGACGTGCAGGGCAGGTTCGAGCAACTGCCGGACAACATGCACGGAGAAGTTAGAGCCACGCAATTGACCTCTATCGCAG CAAGGGGCAACAACTCCGTCCCCATTGAAGTACGTTTGAGACCCAAGCACTCCCAGTGGAGATATCGACTGGACGTTTTCGCGGACAACCGGCGAGTGTACTTCGACAGACCGTCCCTGAAGTTCCAGCACTTCCCAGGTGTAGTCGTCTACACGCCCACGTACACTTTGAACCAGAGCGAAGTGATCATCATGTTCGACACCGGTGCTGGCGTCGAGGTGGTTGAAAACGAGGGATTCATGTCGGCTAGAGTCTACCTGCCTTGGACTTACTTG AACAAGACCAAAGGACTCTTCGGCAAATGGAACAACGATATGGCGGATGATCTTATGGGCCCGGACGGTCAAATATCGGCCGCGAGCAATCTGAATCATTTCGAGGCTCTGCACAAAGATTTCGCGACGAAATGGATGCTGGAGGACAAGGAGAACAATTTGATTGGCGGCGCGTTATTCACCAGGGAGTTCGGAAGAACCGCGAGTTTCTATGCGAACAGAACTTTCGAGCCCGAGTGGCGGAAGACGCCCGAAGAGATCGTGCCGAGTAACAG GTCGTACGACGTCCAAGCAGCCCACGATATCTGCTCGGATTCGTACCAGTGTCAATACGACTACGCGATGTCGTTGAACAGAGATTTGGCGCACTTCACGAAGAACTACTACGATACTTATACTCATATCAGGTACACCAACTTAGAGGATCCGG TGATTTCGTGCGGTGTACTGGAGACACCTCGATTCGGTCGCAAGAGTAACTTCTTCTTCACGCCTGGCACCAAGGTGACCTTCGAGTGCAACCAGGACTTCATACTGGTGGGCGATCAACGGCGAACTTGCACACCGGAAGGACGATGGAACGTGCCGGAATACGGATACACGGAATGTCTAC GTCAGGTCGAGTATACCCAGCGCACAGCGTGGACCACTGTGGGTATTATTTGCGCCGTGTTAATACCAATAACCGGATGTATCGCAGGCGCCTTTTTCATGTTCCGAAAGAGCCAGTCGAACGAAACCACGGATAAGTCGTGGCGTAATTCGGAACCGAGCTCTGCCGTCGACGACGCGACATTGTTGAGGCAGAGCGTGCCGTTGAAGCCGTACGACAGAGCGATTTCGCCGGTTAGCGACACTAGCACCGCAACCACCGCTAGCAAAAAGCGGCATAGCTATGAGAAAGTGTACCGTACGCACGAGCCCCTGCCGGATAAGCCGGACATCGATTTCGAGGACAAGGACTGGGACCTTAAAGAGCCCCAGTCCCCGACAGACTCGGAAAAGAGCACCGTCGAATCGATTAGAAAAACCGGCAGCTCCACCAAAGAGAGCGACGTGTAA